From Micromonospora echinospora, one genomic window encodes:
- a CDS encoding prenyltransferase/squalene oxidase repeat-containing protein: MGFRRPSYRGAEPAGVGSVVVVVDLDGAIGFVVAHGDAVERARLSWLRAGTPPPPEILDLAEVGRTRDGGWPAMWAGEVTSVDATCFRLGELDDLGALDRPAARTALDWLASRQQPDGCWEEDVALADSAPAWALPGDPEARLFLTANAAFRLSVAGRDARSAGPLDDRVGGAYAGVVHAAARALADALRPDGTWPSYLPVGWLSAAVLHLQQMYDEAARIRAVLDERMRDMSSADAAWLAATLRRVDVPAAEWTLVAARHRLASTQRTDGGWSSDDGHQFDVHTTLAVIRAFR; the protein is encoded by the coding sequence CTGGGGTTTCGTCGGCCGAGCTACCGAGGCGCGGAACCGGCCGGCGTCGGTAGCGTCGTCGTCGTGGTCGATCTGGACGGTGCTATCGGCTTCGTCGTGGCGCACGGTGACGCGGTGGAGCGTGCGCGACTCAGCTGGCTCCGCGCCGGCACGCCGCCTCCGCCGGAGATCCTCGACCTGGCCGAGGTGGGGCGGACGCGCGACGGCGGCTGGCCGGCGATGTGGGCGGGTGAGGTCACCTCGGTGGACGCGACCTGCTTCCGCCTCGGCGAGCTGGACGACCTCGGCGCGCTCGACCGTCCGGCCGCCCGGACGGCGCTGGACTGGCTCGCCTCCCGCCAGCAGCCCGACGGCTGCTGGGAGGAGGACGTAGCGCTGGCCGACAGCGCCCCGGCCTGGGCGCTTCCCGGGGACCCGGAGGCGCGGCTCTTCCTCACCGCGAACGCCGCCTTCCGGCTCAGCGTCGCCGGCCGCGACGCCCGGTCCGCCGGCCCGCTCGACGACCGGGTGGGCGGGGCGTACGCCGGTGTCGTGCACGCCGCCGCCCGCGCCCTGGCCGACGCCCTCCGCCCCGACGGCACCTGGCCGTCGTACCTGCCGGTGGGCTGGCTGAGCGCCGCCGTGCTGCACCTCCAGCAGATGTACGACGAGGCGGCGCGGATCCGGGCGGTGCTCGACGAGCGGATGCGTGACATGTCCTCGGCCGACGCGGCCTGGCTGGCGGCGACCCTGCGCCGGGTGGACGTGCCGGCGGCGGAGTGGACGCTGGTGGCCGCCCGCCACCGGCTCGCCAGCACACAACGCACCGACGGCGGCTGGAGCAGCGACGACGGCCACCAGTTCGACGTGCACACCACCCTCGCGGTGATCCGCGCCTTCCGCTGA
- a CDS encoding methyltransferase, whose translation MITPTPLMQLVSGYWAFKTLAAAVELDLFGRLAGGRVVTRQDAEKEFELPERPADLLLSACASLGLLERAGDGYRNTALAEEFLVPGRPHYFGGQVRYCDERTYLPYHRLGEALRTDRPLTWDPETQESLFTTADPEMLALFWEAMYSTSAFTARALGETYDFGAHRRLLDVGGGAGAFPIELCRQYPELRATVFDLPHVTAKAEAKVDAVGLADRIGTASGNFLTDRALPTGHDVILLSMILHDWDEAQNRSILAKCHDALPSGGAIVICELLLNDERTGPPAAALMGMTMLVETEGGRNYSGAEYTAWLTDAGFTDVRTITFDAPGANGAVVARRP comes from the coding sequence ATGATCACCCCCACTCCCCTCATGCAACTCGTGTCCGGTTACTGGGCCTTCAAGACCCTCGCCGCCGCCGTCGAACTCGACCTGTTCGGGCGGCTCGCCGGAGGGCGGGTGGTCACCCGGCAGGACGCCGAGAAGGAGTTCGAGCTTCCCGAACGGCCGGCGGACCTGCTGCTCTCCGCGTGCGCCTCCCTCGGTCTGCTGGAACGGGCCGGCGACGGCTACCGCAACACCGCGCTGGCCGAGGAGTTCCTCGTCCCGGGTCGGCCGCACTACTTCGGCGGCCAGGTGCGCTACTGCGACGAGCGCACCTACCTGCCCTACCACCGGCTCGGCGAGGCGCTGCGCACCGACCGGCCGCTGACCTGGGACCCGGAGACGCAGGAGTCGCTGTTCACCACCGCCGACCCGGAGATGCTGGCGCTGTTCTGGGAGGCGATGTACTCCACCTCGGCCTTCACCGCACGGGCGCTCGGTGAGACGTACGACTTCGGCGCGCACCGGCGGCTGCTCGACGTCGGCGGCGGGGCCGGGGCCTTCCCGATCGAGCTGTGCCGGCAGTACCCGGAACTGCGGGCCACCGTCTTCGACCTGCCGCACGTCACGGCCAAGGCGGAGGCGAAGGTCGACGCCGTCGGACTCGCCGACCGGATCGGCACGGCCAGCGGCAACTTCCTCACCGACCGGGCGCTGCCGACCGGCCACGACGTGATCCTGCTGAGCATGATCCTGCACGACTGGGACGAGGCGCAGAACCGGTCGATCCTGGCCAAGTGCCACGACGCGCTCCCCTCCGGCGGCGCGATCGTGATCTGCGAGCTGCTGCTCAACGACGAACGCACCGGTCCGCCGGCAGCGGCCCTGATGGGCATGACCATGCTGGTCGAGACCGAGGGCGGCCGGAACTACTCCGGCGCCGAGTACACCGCCTGGCTGACCGACGCCGGCTTCACCGACGTACGGACGATCACGTTCGACGCGCCGGGGGCCAACGGGGCGGTGGTGGCCCGCCGCCCCTGA
- a CDS encoding glutamate-5-semialdehyde dehydrogenase: MSVTEQARRAREAAGALAVATRTAKDAALHAMADALVARTPEILTANAADLASGREAGLSAAVLDRLALDAGRVAGIADALRQMAALPDPVGEVVRGSTLPNGLELRQIRVPFGVVGIIYEARPNVTVDAAGICLKSGNAALLRGSSSAAHSNAALVAVLRDAVASAGLPADAVQLLDATSRDSVKELMRARGLVDVLIPRGGASLIRTVVEESTVPVIETGVGNCHVYVDAAADLAKAVAITLNAKTQRLSTCNTAESLLVHADVADAFLPPMLAAFAEAGVTVHGDARVAAYSASVVPATDEDFATEYLSADISAAVVDSLDAAVSHIRRYGSGHTEAIVTDSQSAAREFVARVDSAAVMVNASTRFTDGGEFGFGAEIGISTQKLHARGPMGLPELTSTKYVVTGDGHLRG; encoded by the coding sequence ATGAGCGTTACCGAGCAGGCCCGTCGGGCGCGGGAGGCGGCGGGGGCGTTGGCCGTGGCGACGCGGACCGCGAAGGACGCCGCCCTGCACGCGATGGCCGACGCGCTGGTGGCGCGTACGCCGGAGATCCTGACCGCGAACGCGGCGGACCTGGCGTCCGGGCGCGAGGCCGGGTTGAGCGCGGCCGTGCTGGACCGGCTGGCGCTGGACGCGGGACGGGTGGCCGGGATCGCCGACGCGCTGCGGCAGATGGCGGCGCTGCCCGACCCGGTCGGTGAGGTGGTGCGCGGCTCGACGCTGCCGAACGGGTTGGAGCTGCGGCAGATCCGGGTGCCGTTCGGGGTGGTCGGGATCATCTACGAGGCCCGCCCGAACGTAACGGTCGACGCCGCCGGGATCTGCCTGAAGTCCGGCAACGCGGCGCTGCTGCGCGGGTCGTCCTCGGCGGCCCACTCGAACGCGGCGCTGGTGGCGGTGCTGCGCGACGCGGTCGCCTCGGCCGGGCTGCCGGCGGACGCGGTGCAGTTGCTCGACGCCACCTCACGCGACTCGGTCAAGGAGCTGATGCGGGCCCGGGGCCTGGTGGACGTGCTGATTCCGCGCGGCGGGGCGTCGCTGATCCGGACGGTGGTCGAGGAGTCGACCGTGCCGGTGATCGAGACCGGGGTGGGCAACTGCCACGTCTACGTGGACGCCGCCGCCGACCTGGCGAAGGCGGTGGCGATCACCCTGAACGCCAAGACGCAGCGCCTCTCCACCTGCAACACCGCCGAGTCGCTGTTGGTGCATGCCGACGTCGCGGACGCGTTCCTGCCGCCGATGCTGGCCGCCTTCGCCGAGGCCGGGGTGACCGTGCACGGTGACGCGCGGGTGGCCGCGTACTCGGCCTCGGTGGTGCCCGCCACCGACGAGGATTTCGCCACCGAGTACCTGTCGGCGGACATCTCGGCCGCCGTCGTCGACTCGCTGGACGCGGCGGTCTCGCACATCCGGCGGTACGGCAGCGGCCACACCGAGGCGATCGTCACCGACTCGCAGAGCGCGGCCCGGGAGTTCGTGGCCCGGGTGGACTCGGCGGCGGTGATGGTGAACGCCTCGACCCGGTTCACCGACGGCGGCGAGTTCGGCTTCGGCGCGGAGATCGGCATCTCGACCCAGAAGCTGCACGCCCGGGGGCCGATGGGCCTGCCCGAGCTGACCAGCACGAAGTACGTGGTCACCGGCGACGGCCACCTGCGCGGCTGA
- the proB gene encoding glutamate 5-kinase: MREAVTSARRVVVKIGSSSLTTADGGLDEARVTALVDALAGWAGHGREVVLVSSGAIAAGLAPLGLPRRPRDLATQQAAASVGQGLLIGRYATSFARHGLTVGQVLLTVDDVTRRAHYRNAYRTLRKLLDLRAVPIVNENDTVATEEIRFGDNDRLAALVAALVHADLLVLLSDVDALWTGDPRRPDSTRITEVHGEGDLAGVEIGGAGRAGVGTGGMVTKVEAARIATGFGIPVVLTAAPLAAAALAGEPVGTFFHPVRQRPTARLFWLAHATSPRGRLHLDPGAVQAVVGRRKSLLPAGITAVDGAFTAGDPVDLVDSGGAPVARGLVNYDAVELPGLLGRSTSELAAALGPAYEREVVHRDDLVLL, from the coding sequence GTGCGCGAAGCAGTCACCTCAGCCCGACGCGTCGTCGTCAAGATCGGCTCCTCCTCCCTGACCACCGCCGACGGGGGGCTGGACGAGGCACGCGTGACGGCCCTGGTGGACGCCCTCGCCGGGTGGGCCGGGCACGGACGGGAGGTGGTCCTGGTCTCCTCCGGCGCGATCGCCGCCGGGCTCGCCCCACTCGGCCTGCCCCGCCGCCCCCGCGACCTGGCCACCCAGCAGGCCGCCGCGAGCGTCGGGCAGGGCCTGCTGATCGGCCGGTACGCGACCAGCTTCGCCCGGCACGGGCTGACCGTCGGGCAGGTGCTGCTCACCGTCGACGACGTCACCCGGCGGGCGCACTACCGCAACGCGTACCGGACCCTGCGCAAGCTGCTCGACCTGCGGGCGGTGCCGATCGTCAACGAGAACGACACGGTGGCCACCGAGGAGATCAGGTTCGGCGACAACGACCGGCTCGCCGCGCTGGTGGCCGCGCTGGTCCACGCCGACCTGCTGGTGCTCCTCTCCGACGTCGACGCGCTCTGGACCGGCGACCCGCGCCGACCCGACTCCACCCGGATCACCGAGGTCCACGGCGAGGGGGACCTCGCCGGGGTGGAGATCGGCGGGGCGGGCCGGGCCGGGGTGGGCACCGGCGGCATGGTGACCAAGGTCGAGGCGGCCCGGATCGCCACCGGTTTCGGCATCCCGGTGGTGCTCACCGCCGCGCCGCTGGCCGCCGCCGCGCTGGCCGGCGAGCCGGTGGGCACCTTCTTCCACCCGGTACGCCAACGGCCCACCGCCCGGCTCTTCTGGCTCGCCCACGCCACCTCCCCGCGGGGCCGCCTGCATCTCGACCCGGGTGCGGTCCAGGCCGTGGTGGGCCGGCGCAAGTCCCTCCTCCCGGCCGGGATCACCGCCGTCGACGGCGCGTTCACCGCCGGAGATCCGGTGGACCTGGTCGACTCCGGGGGCGCGCCGGTCGCCCGGGGGCTGGTCAACTACGACGCGGTGGAGCTGCCCGGCCTGCTCGGACGCTCCACCTCCGAACTCGCCGCGGCGCTCGGTCCGGCGTACGAACGTGAAGTGGTCCACCGCGACGACCTGGTGCTGCTGTGA
- a CDS encoding MGMT family protein, which produces MTPEEYVEAVLDLVERIPPGRVMSYGGVADALAERSGRASARLVGSIMARHGGGVPWHRVVNAAGRLPPGHEREARARLRAEGTPLRGDRVDITTAAWQPEE; this is translated from the coding sequence ATGACACCCGAGGAGTACGTCGAGGCGGTGCTGGATCTGGTAGAGCGGATCCCGCCGGGGCGGGTGATGTCGTACGGCGGGGTCGCCGACGCGTTGGCGGAACGCAGCGGACGCGCCTCGGCCCGACTGGTCGGATCGATCATGGCCCGCCACGGCGGAGGGGTGCCCTGGCACCGGGTCGTCAACGCGGCGGGCCGCCTCCCGCCCGGTCACGAGCGGGAGGCGCGGGCCCGGCTGCGCGCCGAGGGCACCCCGCTGCGCGGCGACCGGGTGGACATCACCACCGCCGCCTGGCAGCCGGAGGAATGA
- a CDS encoding MFS transporter yields the protein MDAPSAELPRRVHLGYALGSLATGAFGTVPGLLLLPYLTDTLGVAAGVAALLVLLPKAWDVLVNPVAGRISDRTRSRWGARRPYLLLAGIALAVLFAAIFAAPLGTGPAAAVYVAVAFLATATAFAFFQVPYVAMPAELTGDYAERTRLMSWRIAVLAVAILVSGAVAPLVVTAGGDGVPGHRWMGVFVAALIVTGALGAFLGTRGAPAGEVGESEPTLRAQLAVAGRNRPFRLLLICFVVQSAGVATILAGVNYFADQILVDPETGPTLLFACFVGPALLVMPIWTRVGARVGKRAALVAASVLFAAGALALAAAPVLPPAVVYPLVAAIGCGYAGQQVFALAMLPDCIAYDTARTGRRQAGVFTGLWTAGETFGLALGPGIFGLVLQLSGYVSSATGSAAAQSDTARLGVLLGFTVLPALLVGPAVLLLRRYDLTAERLAAAEQNAEQAIAEEATGRAATERTADRVQKGSASR from the coding sequence ATGGACGCGCCGTCGGCTGAGCTGCCCCGTCGGGTGCACCTCGGCTATGCCCTCGGCTCCCTGGCGACCGGGGCCTTCGGCACGGTGCCGGGGTTGCTGCTGCTGCCGTACCTCACCGACACCCTGGGCGTCGCGGCCGGCGTGGCCGCCCTGCTGGTGCTCCTGCCCAAGGCGTGGGACGTGCTGGTGAACCCGGTCGCCGGACGCATCTCCGACCGGACCCGGTCCCGCTGGGGCGCGCGCCGGCCGTACCTCCTCCTCGCCGGGATCGCCCTCGCGGTGCTGTTCGCCGCGATCTTCGCCGCGCCGCTCGGCACCGGCCCGGCCGCCGCGGTGTACGTCGCGGTCGCCTTCCTGGCCACCGCGACCGCGTTCGCCTTCTTCCAGGTGCCGTACGTGGCGATGCCGGCCGAGCTGACCGGCGACTACGCCGAGCGGACCCGGCTGATGAGCTGGCGGATCGCCGTCCTGGCGGTGGCCATCCTGGTCTCCGGCGCGGTCGCGCCGCTGGTGGTCACCGCCGGCGGGGACGGCGTTCCCGGGCACCGCTGGATGGGGGTGTTCGTGGCGGCCCTGATCGTGACGGGTGCGCTCGGCGCGTTCCTCGGCACCCGTGGCGCCCCGGCCGGCGAGGTCGGGGAGAGCGAGCCGACCCTGCGCGCGCAGCTCGCCGTCGCCGGCCGCAACCGCCCGTTCCGGTTGCTGCTGATCTGCTTCGTGGTGCAGTCGGCCGGGGTGGCGACCATCCTCGCCGGGGTCAACTACTTCGCCGACCAGATCCTGGTCGACCCGGAGACCGGACCGACCCTGCTGTTCGCGTGCTTCGTCGGCCCCGCCCTGCTGGTCATGCCGATCTGGACCCGGGTCGGCGCGCGGGTGGGCAAACGTGCGGCGCTGGTCGCCGCGTCGGTGCTCTTCGCGGCCGGCGCGCTGGCGCTCGCCGCCGCGCCGGTGCTTCCCCCGGCCGTGGTCTACCCGCTGGTCGCGGCGATCGGGTGCGGCTACGCCGGGCAGCAGGTCTTCGCGCTGGCCATGCTCCCCGACTGCATCGCGTACGACACCGCACGCACCGGCCGCCGCCAGGCGGGCGTGTTCACCGGGCTCTGGACGGCGGGGGAGACCTTCGGTCTGGCTCTCGGCCCCGGCATCTTCGGGCTGGTGCTCCAGCTCTCCGGGTACGTCTCCTCGGCGACCGGCTCGGCGGCGGCCCAGTCCGACACCGCCCGCCTCGGCGTGCTGCTCGGCTTCACCGTGCTGCCCGCGCTGCTGGTCGGCCCGGCCGTGCTGCTGCTGCGCCGCTACGACCTGACCGCCGAGCGGCTCGCCGCCGCCGAGCAGAACGCCGAGCAGGCCATCGCCGAGGAGGCCACGGGCCGGGCCGCCACCGAGCGGACCGCCGACCGCGTACAGAAGGGGAGCGCCAGCCGATGA
- a CDS encoding pyridoxal phosphate-dependent decarboxylase family protein encodes MTDDLRTAPGDPADAVPSALPARGVPAEQVLAEIRALRAADRPTHGGRLFAYVYDPAVPGLDDLTSAAHAGSAHVNGLDPTAFPSLLAMENALVGAAVKLLGGGPGTAAPDAVGSVTSGGTESLILAVKAARDARPDVAEPRIVVPVSAHAAFAKAAHYLRVALDPVPVSPRTLRPEVADVAAAIRPETVLVACSAPSYAHGVVDPVEQIAAVAARSGVRCHVDACFGGWTLPYLRRLGLPVPPFDLSVPGVTSISVDLHKYAYAPKGVSVLLHRDPALRAPQYFAFADWPGYTMINPVIASTRSGGPIAAAYATLRHIGDAGYVELAGRTVEAVRHLAASVRGTEGLRLMAEPESTVVCFTSTDPGLDLFVLVDELTARGWHTQPQMTYGELPASVHLTVTASVAPKVAEFGPDLADAVAAARAAGPVRLPAELLSLAAGLSPDALTPELVAGLAEGLGLGGAGGLPDRTATVNTLLDAAPPALRERLLVEFVGLLQRPTY; translated from the coding sequence ATGACCGACGACCTGAGGACGGCTCCGGGTGACCCGGCGGACGCGGTGCCGTCGGCGTTGCCGGCGCGGGGCGTACCGGCGGAGCAGGTGCTCGCCGAGATCCGGGCGCTGCGTGCCGCCGACCGGCCCACCCACGGCGGACGCCTCTTCGCCTACGTCTACGACCCGGCGGTGCCCGGCCTGGACGACCTGACCAGCGCCGCCCACGCGGGCAGCGCGCACGTCAACGGGCTCGACCCGACCGCCTTCCCGTCCCTGTTGGCGATGGAGAACGCGCTGGTCGGGGCGGCGGTGAAGCTGCTCGGCGGTGGGCCGGGCACGGCCGCCCCGGACGCGGTGGGCAGTGTCACCAGCGGGGGCACCGAGTCGCTGATCCTGGCGGTGAAGGCCGCCCGGGACGCCCGCCCCGACGTCGCCGAGCCCCGGATCGTGGTGCCGGTCAGCGCGCACGCGGCGTTCGCCAAGGCGGCGCACTACCTGCGGGTGGCGCTCGACCCGGTGCCCGTGTCGCCCCGGACGCTGCGGCCGGAGGTGGCCGACGTGGCCGCCGCGATCCGTCCGGAGACGGTGCTGGTGGCCTGCTCCGCGCCCTCGTACGCGCACGGGGTGGTCGATCCGGTGGAGCAGATCGCGGCGGTGGCCGCCCGGTCCGGGGTGCGCTGCCACGTGGACGCCTGCTTCGGCGGTTGGACCCTGCCGTACCTGCGTCGGCTCGGTCTGCCGGTGCCCCCGTTCGACCTCTCCGTGCCCGGGGTCACCTCGATCTCGGTGGACCTGCACAAGTACGCGTACGCCCCGAAGGGCGTGTCGGTGCTGCTGCACCGGGACCCGGCGCTGCGCGCCCCGCAGTATTTCGCCTTCGCCGACTGGCCCGGCTACACGATGATCAACCCGGTGATCGCCTCCACCCGTTCCGGTGGGCCGATCGCCGCCGCGTACGCCACCCTGCGGCACATCGGCGACGCCGGCTACGTCGAGCTGGCCGGCCGTACCGTCGAGGCGGTCCGCCACCTGGCGGCCTCGGTGCGGGGCACCGAGGGACTGCGGCTGATGGCCGAACCGGAGTCCACCGTCGTCTGCTTCACCAGCACCGACCCCGGACTCGACCTTTTCGTCCTGGTCGACGAGCTGACCGCGCGGGGCTGGCACACCCAACCCCAGATGACGTACGGCGAACTGCCGGCGAGCGTCCACCTGACCGTCACCGCCTCGGTGGCCCCGAAGGTCGCCGAGTTCGGCCCGGACCTGGCCGACGCGGTGGCGGCGGCCCGGGCGGCCGGCCCGGTCCGGCTGCCGGCGGAACTGCTCAGCCTGGCAGCCGGGCTCAGCCCGGACGCGCTCACGCCCGAGCTGGTGGCGGGTCTCGCCGAAGGGCTCGGCCTGGGTGGGGCCGGGGGCCTGCCGGACCGGACGGCCACGGTGAACACGCTGCTCGACGCTGCCCCGCCCGCCCTGCGTGAACGGTTGCTGGTCGAGTTCGTCGGCCTGCTCCAACGCCCCACCTACTGA
- a CDS encoding NADH-quinone oxidoreductase subunit B, whose translation MQLPGVLGEPIRFVLNWGRRYSLWVFNFGLACCAIEFIATSMGRHDFMRLGVIPFAHGPRQADLMVVSGTVTDKMAPAIKRLYDQMPEPKYVISFGACSNCGGPYWDSYSVTKGVDQLIPVDVYVPGCPPRPEALLHGILRLQEKIAAEQSGIGGVPRPDPLASPADAPSPDSASPPRPVESLTAPVVRPPSEH comes from the coding sequence GTGCAGTTGCCGGGAGTGCTCGGTGAGCCGATCCGGTTCGTGCTCAACTGGGGCCGCCGCTACTCGCTCTGGGTCTTCAACTTCGGGCTGGCCTGCTGTGCGATCGAGTTCATCGCCACCAGCATGGGACGGCACGACTTCATGCGGCTCGGCGTGATCCCCTTCGCGCACGGCCCCCGTCAGGCCGACCTGATGGTGGTCTCCGGCACGGTCACCGACAAGATGGCCCCGGCGATCAAGCGTCTCTACGACCAGATGCCCGAGCCGAAGTACGTCATCTCCTTCGGCGCCTGCTCGAACTGCGGTGGGCCGTACTGGGACTCGTACTCGGTGACGAAGGGGGTCGACCAGCTCATCCCGGTCGACGTCTACGTGCCCGGCTGCCCGCCCCGGCCGGAGGCGCTGCTGCACGGCATCCTGCGCCTCCAGGAGAAGATCGCCGCCGAGCAGTCCGGCATCGGCGGGGTGCCACGCCCGGACCCGCTGGCCTCCCCGGCGGACGCCCCGTCGCCGGACTCCGCGTCGCCGCCCCGCCCGGTCGAGTCGCTCACCGCGCCGGTGGTCCGCCCGCCTTCGGAGCACTGA
- a CDS encoding DUF2252 domain-containing protein: protein MSQTLDRRSAHIVDVLIEEFGPSMALDPAAFRRKFRKMAASPFAFYRGSASLFYADQVGEYADDRFLDERTSRVWIHGDLHAENFGTYMNASGQLVFNVNDFDEAYVGPFSWDLKRFVASVALIGYAKALSDQVISDLVRAFARSYLTELRAIAHGGDDAIGSITLDNADGVLRRVLQQARLNTRVDLLAAQTTVDNYERRFSLGDGVYEVDEATREAVCQSFHSYLDTLPASSARLRPVAAHVKDVVLRKGVGIGSAGLPSYNLLLEGHTQALENDVVIYMKQAQVPAVARHIDDEGVRGYFRHQGHRTAESQRALQAHADPWLGFTELNGVGQLVAEVSPYAADLDWADVNEPEELAGVIADLGRAVARMHSVADDESSHDLVDYSTEEAIVAAVDADEQGFVTYLTEFAHTYGLQARRDHQLFVDLFRNGQLPGL, encoded by the coding sequence ATGAGCCAGACCCTGGACCGCCGGTCCGCCCACATCGTCGACGTCCTGATCGAGGAGTTCGGGCCGTCGATGGCCCTCGACCCGGCCGCCTTCCGGCGCAAGTTCCGCAAGATGGCCGCCTCGCCGTTCGCCTTCTACCGGGGCAGCGCCTCGCTCTTCTACGCCGACCAGGTCGGCGAGTACGCCGACGACCGGTTCCTCGACGAGCGGACCAGCCGGGTGTGGATCCACGGTGACCTGCACGCGGAGAACTTCGGCACCTACATGAACGCCTCCGGGCAGCTGGTGTTCAACGTCAACGACTTCGACGAGGCGTACGTCGGCCCCTTCTCCTGGGACCTGAAACGGTTCGTGGCGAGCGTGGCGCTGATCGGGTACGCCAAGGCCCTCTCCGACCAGGTGATCAGCGACCTGGTGCGGGCGTTCGCCCGGTCGTACCTGACCGAGCTGCGGGCCATCGCGCACGGCGGGGACGACGCGATCGGCTCGATCACCCTGGACAACGCGGACGGCGTGCTGCGCCGTGTGCTCCAGCAGGCCCGGCTGAACACCCGGGTCGACCTGCTCGCCGCGCAGACCACCGTCGACAACTACGAGCGCCGCTTCTCCCTCGGCGACGGGGTCTACGAGGTCGACGAGGCGACCCGGGAGGCGGTCTGCCAGTCGTTCCACAGTTACCTGGACACGCTGCCCGCCTCCAGCGCCCGGCTGCGTCCGGTCGCCGCGCACGTCAAGGACGTGGTGCTGCGCAAGGGCGTGGGCATCGGCTCGGCCGGGCTGCCGTCGTACAACCTCCTGCTGGAGGGGCACACCCAGGCGTTGGAGAACGACGTCGTCATCTACATGAAGCAGGCCCAGGTGCCCGCCGTGGCCCGGCACATCGACGACGAGGGCGTCCGTGGCTACTTCCGGCACCAGGGGCACCGGACGGCCGAGTCGCAGCGGGCACTCCAGGCGCACGCCGACCCGTGGCTGGGTTTCACCGAGCTGAACGGGGTGGGCCAGCTGGTCGCCGAGGTGTCCCCGTACGCCGCCGACCTGGACTGGGCCGACGTCAACGAGCCGGAGGAACTGGCCGGGGTGATCGCCGACCTGGGCCGGGCGGTCGCCCGGATGCACTCGGTCGCCGACGACGAGTCCAGCCACGACCTGGTCGACTACTCCACGGAGGAGGCGATCGTCGCCGCCGTCGACGCCGACGAGCAGGGCTTCGTGACGTACCTGACGGAGTTCGCCCACACGTACGGGCTCCAGGCCCGCCGGGACCACCAGCTCTTCGTCGACCTGTTCCGCAACGGCCAGCTGCCCGGCCTCTGA
- a CDS encoding glucose 1-dehydrogenase: MRAITVAPGVADSLRLDDAWPEPHPEEGAILVEALAVGICGTDHEIVAGEYGEVPPGADRLVIGHESLGRVLEDPTGTLHPGDLVAGIVRHPDPVPCANCAVDEWDMCRNGRYTEHGIKALPGFARDRWRLSPKFAIGLHPDLADVGVLLEPASVVAKAWDHIDRISQRAEWQPQNVLVAGAGPIGLLAALLASQRGLTVHVLDRAPTGPKPALVRALGATYHTSTVDELDFEPDITVECTGAPTVVLDVMCKAAPVGIVCLTGVSSGGRIIDFDAGALNRAMVLENTVVFGSVNANRRHWELAAEALGRADPSWLGSLVTRRLPVEAYAEAYHPGMDDIKVVLDFAR, from the coding sequence GTGCGGGCGATAACGGTGGCACCCGGGGTGGCGGACTCCCTGCGACTCGACGACGCCTGGCCGGAACCGCACCCCGAGGAGGGGGCGATCCTGGTCGAGGCGCTCGCCGTGGGCATCTGCGGCACCGACCACGAAATCGTCGCCGGGGAGTACGGCGAGGTGCCCCCGGGGGCCGACCGCCTGGTGATCGGGCACGAGTCGCTGGGCCGGGTGCTGGAGGACCCGACCGGCACCCTGCACCCCGGCGACCTCGTCGCCGGGATCGTCCGCCACCCCGACCCGGTGCCCTGCGCCAACTGCGCGGTCGACGAGTGGGACATGTGCCGCAACGGCCGTTACACCGAACACGGCATCAAGGCGCTGCCCGGCTTCGCCCGGGACCGCTGGCGCCTCTCCCCGAAGTTCGCCATCGGCCTGCATCCCGACCTGGCTGACGTCGGGGTGCTCCTCGAACCGGCCAGCGTGGTGGCCAAGGCGTGGGACCACATCGACCGGATCAGCCAGCGGGCCGAGTGGCAGCCGCAGAACGTCCTGGTCGCCGGGGCCGGCCCGATCGGTCTGCTCGCCGCGCTGCTGGCCAGCCAGCGCGGGCTGACCGTGCACGTGCTGGACCGCGCCCCGACCGGACCGAAACCGGCGCTGGTACGGGCGCTCGGCGCGACGTACCACACGAGCACGGTCGACGAGCTGGACTTCGAACCCGACATCACGGTGGAGTGCACCGGCGCTCCGACCGTGGTGCTGGACGTGATGTGCAAGGCCGCCCCGGTCGGCATCGTCTGCCTCACCGGTGTCTCCAGCGGCGGGCGGATCATCGACTTCGACGCGGGCGCGCTGAACCGGGCGATGGTGTTGGAGAACACCGTCGTCTTCGGCTCGGTGAACGCCAACCGCCGGCACTGGGAGCTGGCCGCCGAGGCCCTCGGCCGGGCCGACCCGTCCTGGCTCGGCAGCCTGGTCACCCGCCGGCTCCCGGTCGAGGCGTACGCCGAGGCGTACCACCCCGGGATGGACGACATCAAGGTGGTGCTGGACTTCGCCCGCTGA